In Candidatus Kryptonium sp., the following are encoded in one genomic region:
- a CDS encoding helix-hairpin-helix domain-containing protein, with the protein MNKLALVFLFIIAVARAQDVEVDMLRNFEEDIIENLEVDARVDELIDQFEIKRIELNKADVDDLTEFPLITREIANKIVEYRKKIGGFKTREQVFEIPNVDENVKSFLYRNGYIQRPNVHFRVRSRVLSRNNFRNFSNNFEENFKTYQLAYLNVSNLSGGFIVEKDYGESKINELMNFYIEYKSSGKIRKIIIGNYALQFGQGILMWKPVALGKGSDAISPAVRSFENYSSGYVSTTEVKPLFGAVINSKVKNFELTLFYSRTDLPSSVDSLGSVKYIDFSGINKRRRSSLFRNLYGGILNLGWTNFALGILNYYEIFDRDFSQTSSRPFQKRGFYNGIEFDFYFRNLNFFGEVASRGLKNFSYVAVLTIGFDNLNFVFHLRNLNQNLFSINGNAFSERYGEAWNEQGFYFGAKFKVWKFQFSGYWDIFKFPRFDLDDVKNGNDYRIETSFSASRNLIFKLMFREKVRVKGIKTSDEFGRSSLGEGSERRRNLRFEVENRLAKISLRSRIEAVRRSLNDVEKGVLIYQGARFEPIKNLRIYGRVMFFKTDSYSSRIYVYEDDIDGVVSLLPFYGSGLRWYLVVKYKFGKILSVQLKYGETFISYIETVRNIFGLQIELRN; encoded by the coding sequence ATGAACAAATTAGCGTTAGTTTTTTTATTCATTATCGCTGTGGCGAGGGCACAAGATGTTGAAGTTGATATGCTAAGGAATTTTGAAGAAGATATTATAGAAAATCTTGAAGTTGATGCACGAGTTGATGAGCTGATAGATCAATTTGAGATCAAAAGGATAGAACTTAACAAAGCTGATGTTGACGATTTGACTGAATTTCCATTAATAACAAGGGAAATTGCCAACAAAATAGTTGAGTATCGTAAGAAAATTGGTGGTTTTAAAACAAGGGAACAGGTTTTTGAGATCCCGAATGTTGACGAAAATGTGAAATCTTTTCTTTACAGAAATGGATATATTCAAAGACCAAATGTGCATTTCCGCGTTCGCTCTCGCGTTTTGAGCAGAAATAACTTTAGAAACTTTTCAAATAACTTTGAGGAAAACTTTAAGACATACCAACTTGCTTATCTCAATGTCTCAAATCTTTCTGGTGGCTTTATAGTTGAAAAAGATTACGGGGAGAGCAAAATCAATGAACTGATGAATTTTTATATTGAATACAAAAGCTCTGGCAAGATAAGGAAAATTATCATCGGAAACTATGCCTTGCAATTCGGGCAGGGAATTTTGATGTGGAAACCTGTTGCTCTCGGTAAAGGTTCGGATGCGATTTCACCTGCTGTTCGTAGCTTTGAAAATTATTCCTCTGGATATGTTTCAACGACCGAAGTCAAGCCATTATTTGGAGCTGTGATAAACTCTAAAGTTAAGAATTTTGAATTAACACTTTTTTATTCAAGAACGGATTTGCCATCCTCGGTTGATTCGCTTGGCAGTGTTAAGTATATTGACTTCTCCGGGATAAACAAGAGAAGAAGATCTTCCCTGTTTAGAAACTTATATGGTGGTATTTTAAACTTAGGATGGACAAATTTCGCCTTGGGAATTTTGAACTATTATGAAATTTTTGATCGTGATTTCTCGCAGACAAGCTCAAGACCATTTCAAAAGAGAGGTTTTTACAATGGAATTGAGTTTGATTTTTATTTTAGAAACCTGAATTTCTTCGGCGAAGTTGCATCAAGAGGTTTGAAAAATTTTAGCTATGTCGCTGTTTTAACTATCGGATTTGATAACTTAAACTTCGTCTTTCATTTGAGAAACCTTAATCAAAATTTGTTCTCAATTAACGGAAATGCGTTCTCTGAAAGATATGGTGAGGCTTGGAATGAGCAAGGATTTTATTTTGGAGCTAAGTTTAAAGTTTGGAAATTCCAATTTTCAGGTTATTGGGACATCTTTAAGTTTCCAAGATTTGACCTTGACGATGTTAAAAATGGGAATGATTATAGAATTGAAACGAGTTTTTCCGCTTCAAGAAATCTAATTTTTAAGTTAATGTTTCGTGAGAAGGTGAGGGTGAAGGGAATTAAAACATCAGATGAATTTGGGAGAAGTTCATTAGGTGAGGGAAGCGAAAGGAGAAGAAACTTGAGATTTGAGGTGGAAAACAGACTTGCTAAAATTTCTCTCAGGAGTAGAATTGAAGCTGTGCGAAGAAGTTTAAACGATGTTGAAAAGGGAGTTTTGATCTATCAAGGCGCAAGATTTGAACCTATCAAAAATTTGAGAATCTATGGTCGTGTTATGTTTTTTAAAACCGATTCGTATTCCTCAAGAATTTATGTTTACGAAGACGATATTGATGGTGTCGTCTCTTTGCTTCCGTTTTATGGAAGCGGATTGAGATGGTATCTTGTGGTGAAATATAAATTTGGAAAGATCCTATCAGTGCAATTAAAGTATGGTGAAACTTTCATCAGTTATATAGAAACAGTCCGAAATATCTTCGGCTTGCAGATTGAATTGAGAAATTAA
- the speY gene encoding deoxyhypusine synthase gives MRKKHLLSGKPINRKPIEADIKITKLVDEYFQAYNAGRLREACQLFVEKMLEEDVTIGMSLTGALTPAGLGGSCVVPLIKAGFVDWIVSTGANLYHDIHFSIGLELHRGTPFIDDRILRKEGVVRIYDILFDYEVLLSTDKFIREVLKQPEFQKEMGTSEFHFLLGKYVYEREKVLGIKHMSILSAAYKYGVPVYVSSPGDSSIGMNLAAMVLNGYKIKIDIARDVNETAGIVYWAKSTGGKSAVLIFGGGSPKNFMLQTEPQIQEVLGIDEKGHDYFLQITDARPDTGGLSGATPAEAVSWGKVDPNKLPDAVVCYTDSTIAMPILTSYALAKRKPRKHKNLYHKLDQLVENLKNAHLKALSKGKVKI, from the coding sequence GTGAGGAAAAAGCATTTGCTTTCAGGCAAGCCAATTAACAGAAAACCAATTGAAGCAGATATAAAAATTACAAAGCTCGTAGATGAATACTTTCAAGCATATAATGCTGGAAGGTTAAGGGAAGCTTGTCAATTGTTTGTTGAGAAAATGCTTGAAGAAGATGTAACTATTGGAATGAGTTTAACGGGGGCTTTGACTCCAGCTGGACTTGGTGGAAGTTGTGTGGTTCCTCTTATAAAAGCAGGTTTCGTTGATTGGATAGTTTCAACAGGAGCAAATCTATATCACGATATTCATTTTTCTATAGGGCTTGAGCTTCATCGTGGGACTCCGTTTATTGATGATAGAATCCTTAGAAAAGAAGGAGTCGTTAGAATTTATGATATTTTATTTGACTATGAAGTTTTGCTTTCAACGGATAAGTTTATAAGAGAAGTTTTGAAACAGCCAGAATTTCAAAAGGAGATGGGAACATCGGAATTTCACTTTTTGCTTGGTAAATATGTCTATGAAAGGGAAAAGGTTTTAGGGATAAAACATATGAGTATTCTTTCTGCAGCTTATAAGTATGGAGTCCCTGTTTATGTTTCCTCTCCTGGTGATAGTTCCATTGGAATGAATTTGGCAGCGATGGTTTTAAATGGGTACAAAATTAAAATTGATATTGCAAGGGATGTAAATGAAACCGCTGGTATAGTTTATTGGGCGAAGTCAACAGGTGGGAAAAGCGCTGTTTTAATCTTTGGTGGAGGATCACCTAAAAACTTTATGCTTCAGACCGAACCTCAGATTCAAGAGGTTCTTGGAATTGATGAGAAAGGTCATGATTATTTCCTTCAGATAACAGATGCAAGACCTGATACAGGTGGATTATCTGGCGCTACTCCAGCCGAAGCTGTAAGTTGGGGGAAAGTTGATCCGAATAAATTGCCCGATGCTGTTGTATGCTATACTGATTCAACAATCGCGATGCCAATACTTACTTCTTATGCGCTTGCTAAAAGGAAGCCCAGGAAACACAAAAATCTTTATCATAAGCTTGATCAATTAGTTGAAAATTTAAAAAATGCACATTTAAAAGCTTTGTCAAAGGGAAAAGTAAAAATATAA
- a CDS encoding branched-chain amino acid transaminase, which produces MPLPKVEKIWMNGKLVDWDDAKIHVLSHVIHYGTSWFEGIRCYDTQKGPAVFRLYEHIKRLHDSAKMYRTEIPYTIEELIQAVIETIKVNGLKKCYIRPIVFRGYYELGVNPLSCPVDVVIAVWEWGEYLGKDSIEKGVDVRVSSWRRPAPDTLPMMAKVGANYMNSQLIKMEAVVDGYAEGIALDYNGFVSEGSGENIFVIKDEVIYTPLIALGILPGITRSSVIQIAKDLGYEVKETLIPREMLYIADEIFFTGTATEITPVRSVDRIKIGCGEPGKITRKIQEVFYDIVRNGNDPYGWLTWVK; this is translated from the coding sequence ATGCCTCTACCAAAAGTAGAAAAAATTTGGATGAACGGGAAATTAGTTGACTGGGATGACGCAAAAATTCATGTGTTATCCCATGTCATCCATTATGGAACAAGTTGGTTTGAAGGAATCAGGTGTTATGATACTCAAAAAGGTCCAGCTGTTTTTCGCCTTTATGAGCACATAAAACGACTCCACGATTCTGCTAAAATGTATCGTACTGAAATTCCTTACACCATTGAAGAATTAATTCAAGCAGTGATTGAAACGATCAAAGTTAACGGTTTAAAAAAATGTTACATAAGACCTATTGTTTTTCGCGGTTATTATGAACTTGGTGTTAATCCGTTAAGCTGCCCTGTTGATGTTGTTATCGCTGTGTGGGAATGGGGTGAGTATCTTGGAAAAGATTCTATTGAGAAAGGTGTGGATGTTAGAGTTTCAAGCTGGCGAAGACCTGCTCCCGATACTCTTCCGATGATGGCGAAAGTAGGTGCAAACTATATGAATTCTCAGCTCATCAAAATGGAAGCAGTTGTTGATGGTTACGCTGAAGGAATTGCTCTTGATTATAACGGTTTTGTAAGCGAGGGAAGCGGAGAGAATATATTTGTAATAAAAGATGAGGTAATTTACACACCGCTTATAGCGTTGGGGATCTTGCCAGGAATAACTAGGTCTTCTGTAATTCAAATCGCAAAGGATCTTGGATATGAAGTTAAAGAGACATTGATACCGCGTGAGATGCTTTATATCGCTGATGAAATCTTTTTCACGGGAACAGCTACAGAAATAACACCTGTGAGAAGCGTTGATAGGATAAAAATTGGGTGTGGTGAACCTGGAAAGATCACAAGAAAGATCCAAGAAGTTTTTTACGACATTGTTAGAAATGGAAATGATCCTTATGGCTGGTTGACATGGGTTAAATAA
- a CDS encoding N-acetyltransferase, producing MSIEIRRVSSRKEISFFVKFPYHLYKNHPYWVPPLLIEQKDLVDVKRNPFYKHSEAVFYLAFRNGQVVGRIAGILNHNHNEFHNENIGFFGFFESINDKDVSAKLFESVENWARSKGLDEVRGPVNPSTNDSCGILIEGFDKSPCFMMPYNYDYYPNLCESYGFEKAKDLYSYYISQEMLTPKVMQRLENGVELVLKRKNAVIRPVDLKNFDEEVKKVKEVYNNAWSKNWGFVPLTDDEINHIAKGLKQIVVPEITLFAEINGKPIGFSLSVPDINQALKGLNGRLLPFGIFKLMRNMKKITMIRVMIMGLVHEYRFSGIDAAFYYYTIKNGIAKGFSEAELGWVLEDNEPMKRVAENLGSTPYKKYRIYTKKLR from the coding sequence ATGTCAATTGAGATTCGCCGGGTTTCATCCCGAAAAGAGATATCTTTCTTTGTTAAGTTCCCTTACCATCTTTACAAAAATCATCCTTATTGGGTTCCCCCGCTTTTAATTGAGCAAAAAGATCTCGTTGATGTTAAAAGGAATCCTTTTTATAAGCATAGTGAAGCTGTATTTTATTTAGCCTTTAGGAATGGACAAGTCGTCGGAAGGATCGCAGGTATTTTGAATCATAATCACAATGAGTTTCATAATGAAAATATAGGATTTTTTGGTTTTTTTGAATCTATCAACGATAAAGATGTGTCCGCAAAGCTTTTTGAATCTGTTGAAAACTGGGCACGAAGTAAAGGCTTGGATGAAGTTAGAGGTCCAGTAAATCCATCAACAAATGATTCATGTGGAATTTTGATAGAGGGCTTTGACAAATCCCCATGCTTTATGATGCCATACAATTATGATTATTATCCTAATCTTTGTGAAAGCTACGGATTTGAAAAAGCGAAGGATTTATACTCTTATTACATCTCTCAAGAAATGTTAACACCCAAGGTAATGCAAAGGCTTGAGAATGGAGTTGAACTCGTTTTAAAAAGAAAGAATGCCGTGATTAGACCGGTTGATTTGAAAAATTTTGATGAGGAGGTGAAGAAGGTTAAAGAGGTTTACAACAACGCTTGGAGCAAAAACTGGGGCTTCGTCCCTCTTACCGATGACGAAATAAATCATATCGCAAAAGGATTAAAGCAAATAGTTGTCCCAGAGATTACTCTATTTGCGGAAATAAATGGAAAACCAATTGGTTTTTCTCTTTCTGTTCCTGATATAAATCAAGCGTTGAAAGGTTTAAATGGAAGATTGCTTCCTTTTGGAATTTTCAAATTGATGCGAAATATGAAAAAAATTACGATGATCCGTGTTATGATAATGGGTTTAGTTCATGAATATCGCTTCTCTGGCATAGATGCAGCATTTTATTATTACACGATAAAAAATGGGATCGCAAAAGGTTTCTCTGAAGCTGAACTCGGTTGGGTTTTGGAAGACAATGAACCAATGAAAAGGGTTGCCGAAAACCTCGGCTCAACCCCTTATAAAAAATACAGAATCTATACAAAAAAATTAAGGTGA
- the gmhA gene encoding D-sedoheptulose 7-phosphate isomerase — protein sequence MDKVKFIERSLLESAEIKKNIFNQCTEQILQAVELISNAFKNGKKLLLCGNGGSAADSQHIATEFVIRLNPKIKRPGLPAIAITTDTSNLTAGGNDIGFENTFARTVEALGNEGDVLIGISTSGNSENVIRAIKTAKEKGMKVIGFLGRDGGKMKELCDIAIIVPSNNTQRIQEGHITIGHIISELVEIELYGEPED from the coding sequence ATGGATAAAGTAAAATTCATAGAACGCTCACTTCTTGAAAGCGCCGAGATAAAGAAAAACATATTTAACCAATGCACTGAGCAAATTCTACAAGCTGTTGAGCTCATCTCAAACGCATTTAAAAACGGCAAAAAATTATTGCTTTGCGGAAATGGCGGAAGCGCAGCTGACTCCCAACACATAGCGACAGAATTTGTCATCAGATTGAATCCAAAAATAAAGCGCCCTGGGCTTCCTGCAATTGCAATCACAACCGACACATCAAACCTCACCGCAGGTGGAAATGACATTGGATTTGAAAATACATTTGCAAGAACTGTTGAAGCTTTGGGAAATGAAGGAGATGTATTGATAGGGATCAGCACAAGCGGAAATTCTGAAAATGTCATCCGTGCGATAAAAACAGCAAAAGAAAAAGGAATGAAAGTAATCGGTTTTCTTGGACGAGACGGCGGAAAGATGAAAGAACTTTGTGATATCGCAATTATCGTCCCTTCAAATAATACACAGCGAATTCAAGAAGGACATATCACAATCGGACACATCATAAGCGAACTGGTTGAGATTGAACTTTACGGAGAACCTGAAGATTAA
- a CDS encoding aminotransferase class I/II-fold pyridoxal phosphate-dependent enzyme: protein MDLFDKCYAFKRHEEVKAMGLYPYFQPIYENYGPIVKMDGREIIMAGSNNYLGLTTDPRVKEAAIEAIKKYGTGCSGSRYLNGTLDIHIKLEEQLAEFVGKEAALLFSTGFQTNQGAIVPLIGKDEYVISDKDNHASIVQGTLISKGLWGSDVLVRYRHNDMEHLEEVISKLPREAGKLIVTDGVFSMSGNIVNLPEVVRIARTYNARIMLDDAHGLGVLGKGGRGTANHFGLDDQVDIIMGTFSKSFASLGGFIAGEKPVIDYIKHHSPALIFSASMTPPQVASVLKAIEIIKSEPERIEKLHYNANKVRQGLKSLGFNVLDGQTPIVPVVIGDDLLTFKFWRMLFDNGVFVNAVISPAVPQGMQLLRLSFMATHEDKHLDIVIEKFEKVGKELALID, encoded by the coding sequence TTGGACTTATTTGACAAATGTTATGCATTCAAAAGGCATGAGGAAGTTAAAGCAATGGGGCTTTATCCTTATTTTCAACCTATCTATGAGAATTATGGACCTATCGTTAAAATGGATGGGCGTGAGATCATAATGGCGGGGTCTAATAATTATCTTGGTCTTACCACAGACCCGCGAGTTAAGGAAGCTGCTATTGAAGCGATCAAAAAATACGGGACAGGATGTTCAGGCTCAAGATATTTGAATGGGACACTTGATATCCATATCAAGCTTGAAGAACAACTTGCGGAGTTCGTAGGTAAGGAAGCCGCGCTTTTGTTTAGCACAGGATTTCAAACTAATCAAGGGGCAATTGTCCCATTAATTGGAAAAGATGAATATGTTATTTCAGACAAAGACAATCATGCAAGTATAGTTCAAGGGACGCTTATATCTAAAGGTTTGTGGGGTAGCGATGTTCTCGTTAGATATAGGCATAATGATATGGAGCACCTTGAAGAGGTTATATCAAAATTACCACGTGAAGCTGGGAAATTAATCGTAACTGATGGTGTATTCAGTATGAGCGGAAACATTGTGAATTTGCCTGAAGTCGTAAGAATAGCTAGAACTTATAACGCACGGATAATGCTTGATGATGCCCATGGACTCGGTGTCCTTGGTAAAGGTGGGAGAGGAACAGCAAATCATTTTGGACTTGACGATCAAGTAGATATCATTATGGGGACATTTAGTAAAAGTTTTGCTTCGCTTGGTGGGTTCATAGCTGGTGAGAAACCAGTTATTGATTACATTAAACATCATTCACCGGCTTTAATTTTTAGTGCCAGCATGACCCCACCACAGGTTGCTTCTGTTTTAAAGGCGATTGAGATCATAAAATCTGAACCTGAAAGGATTGAGAAATTGCATTACAACGCAAATAAGGTTAGGCAAGGACTAAAAAGCCTTGGTTTTAATGTCCTTGATGGGCAAACGCCGATAGTTCCAGTTGTGATCGGAGATGATTTGTTAACATTTAAGTTCTGGAGGATGTTGTTTGACAATGGCGTCTTTGTAAATGCGGTTATAAGCCCGGCGGTCCCACAAGGAATGCAACTTTTGAGATTGAGCTTTATGGCAACTCATGAAGACAAACATCTTGATATAGTAATTGAAAAGTTTGAAAAAGTTGGAAAAGAGCTTGCCTTGATTGATTAA
- a CDS encoding geranylgeranylglyceryl/heptaprenylglyceryl phosphate synthase, with protein MNTKDSNFGGYLQNYAPSGKIYEHILNEINRRGSLYFILIDPDKPNSNLPKFIRTATDCGVDAFLVGSSLLLSQNFEKCVRTIKRNTDKPVIIFPGSIYQISKDADAILFLSVLTSTNTEYIIGQQILASPIIFKHRIEAISTAYLLIESGKMTSAIFISQSKPIPRDKPDIAVAYSLTAQYLGMKFIYLEAGSGADNSVPIEIIQQIKSFVKIPIIVGGGIRNPETAFEKAKAGADIIVTGNILENTSSQNYKNLICEFVNAIHENKKEKRNG; from the coding sequence TTGAACACGAAAGATTCAAATTTTGGGGGATATTTACAAAATTACGCCCCTTCGGGAAAAATTTACGAACATATCTTGAATGAAATTAACCGAAGGGGCTCGCTTTATTTTATTTTAATTGATCCTGACAAACCGAATTCAAATCTTCCAAAATTCATCAGGACAGCAACAGATTGTGGGGTTGATGCTTTCTTGGTCGGAAGCAGCTTGCTACTTTCACAAAATTTTGAGAAATGCGTCAGAACCATCAAGAGAAACACCGATAAACCAGTAATAATTTTTCCTGGAAGCATTTATCAGATCTCAAAAGATGCAGATGCAATTCTTTTCTTATCCGTTTTAACAAGCACAAACACGGAATATATAATCGGGCAACAAATTCTTGCGTCGCCAATTATTTTTAAACACAGGATTGAAGCAATTTCAACTGCTTATCTTTTGATAGAATCTGGAAAAATGACATCCGCAATTTTTATAAGCCAAAGCAAACCCATACCCCGAGATAAACCAGACATTGCAGTTGCTTACTCATTAACTGCACAATATCTTGGGATGAAATTTATTTATCTTGAAGCTGGAAGTGGCGCAGATAATTCCGTCCCAATAGAAATAATTCAACAAATTAAATCGTTTGTAAAAATTCCGATCATCGTAGGTGGTGGCATAAGAAATCCCGAAACGGCTTTTGAAAAGGCAAAAGCAGGTGCAGATATAATCGTCACTGGAAACATACTTGAAAACACATCATCACAAAACTATAAAAATTTAATCTGCGAATTCGTCAACGCAATCCACGAAAACAAAAAAGAAAAAAGAAATGGATAA
- the alaS gene encoding alanine--tRNA ligase: protein MKAKEIRTSFVKFFEKRGHTFVPSSPVIPFDDPTLLFTNAGMNQFKDVFLGTGTRPYKRAVNYQKCIRVSGKHNDLEEVGKDTYHHTFFEMLGNWSFGDYYKEEAILWAWELLTKEWDLPKDRLYATVFKDDDEAEELWKKVTDISPSRILRFDEKSNFWEMGDTGPCGPCSEIHIDLGEGVCNKNHECGVNVDGCLRFRELWNLVFIQFNRNERGELEPLPAKHVDTGMGLERIVAVLQGTNSNYDTDLFQPLIEEISNLTGKEYVGDKYQIAMRVIADHVRMLTFAITDGAVPSNEGRGYVLRRILRRASRYARNLDMHEPFIYKLVDKVVEIMGEAYPEIEPKKEYVKNVIKSEEENFNQTLDRGIEIFENEISKLEKKGIKVLPGEVVFKLYDTYGFPVDLTNLMAQERGFEVELSEFEKLMEEQRERSREATKKIFTEGKISIAEKVEVLLRKGDVLKTEFNPDLKQYELEVNDESNRVILLSSDDEHIDQIVFSKKTIFYPESGGQVGDTGKLIYPGGEIEIIDTQRIDDLIVHFIPKIKKDSKDAKELESYIKNGGKFIAKIDLDRRKSIMKNHSATHLLHSALRKVLGTHVQQAGSLVAPDRLRFDFTHPRKLGKEEIEMIEHLVNTVIFEDIELVKEYKPIKQALEEGALAFFGDKYGDIVRTVRIGDFSYELCGGTHLDRTIETGYFKIIYESSIASGVRRVEAITGKALEKYLKEKEEEIEKLTERIDSILEEKQNLEKELSKLKLKLAGDEIEKAVNSPDVVRINGFKVVALNVSKWELAPKDIEEMKQYADILRSKIGSGVGLLANVSEDKVNFVCVVTDDLVKEKKLDAGKIVREVAKITGGGGGGRPNLATAGGRDISKIDEAIKEFTKIVKELTQVK, encoded by the coding sequence ATGAAAGCAAAAGAGATAAGAACATCTTTCGTTAAATTTTTTGAAAAAAGAGGACATACATTCGTCCCATCGTCGCCAGTTATACCATTTGATGATCCAACTTTGCTTTTCACGAACGCCGGGATGAACCAATTTAAAGATGTATTTCTCGGAACTGGAACAAGACCTTACAAAAGAGCGGTAAACTATCAAAAATGCATTCGCGTAAGTGGAAAGCACAACGATCTTGAGGAAGTTGGAAAAGATACATATCATCATACATTTTTTGAAATGCTTGGAAATTGGTCGTTTGGAGATTATTATAAAGAAGAGGCAATCTTGTGGGCTTGGGAACTTCTCACAAAAGAATGGGATCTTCCAAAAGATAGATTGTATGCAACCGTTTTCAAAGATGATGACGAAGCTGAAGAATTATGGAAAAAAGTAACCGATATATCACCCAGCAGAATTTTGAGATTTGATGAAAAATCAAACTTTTGGGAGATGGGAGATACAGGTCCATGCGGGCCGTGTTCAGAAATTCATATTGATCTTGGTGAAGGTGTGTGCAACAAGAATCACGAGTGCGGTGTAAATGTTGATGGATGCTTAAGGTTTAGAGAATTATGGAACCTCGTTTTCATCCAATTTAATCGGAATGAAAGAGGTGAACTTGAACCTCTTCCGGCAAAACATGTTGACACTGGAATGGGGCTTGAAAGAATTGTCGCAGTGCTGCAGGGAACTAATTCAAATTATGATACCGACCTTTTCCAGCCACTGATAGAAGAAATCTCCAACCTAACTGGCAAAGAATATGTGGGAGATAAGTATCAAATCGCGATGCGTGTAATTGCAGATCATGTTAGAATGCTAACTTTCGCAATTACTGATGGCGCTGTTCCATCAAACGAAGGAAGAGGTTATGTCCTTCGTAGAATTTTAAGACGCGCTTCAAGATACGCAAGAAATCTTGATATGCACGAACCTTTCATCTATAAACTTGTTGACAAAGTCGTTGAAATAATGGGCGAAGCATATCCGGAAATTGAACCGAAAAAAGAATATGTGAAAAATGTTATAAAATCAGAGGAAGAAAACTTCAACCAAACGCTTGACAGAGGAATTGAAATCTTTGAGAACGAGATTTCAAAATTAGAAAAGAAAGGAATAAAAGTTTTACCTGGCGAGGTAGTTTTCAAACTTTACGATACATATGGCTTCCCAGTTGATCTAACGAATCTAATGGCGCAGGAAAGAGGTTTTGAAGTTGAACTCAGCGAATTCGAAAAATTGATGGAGGAGCAAAGAGAAAGGTCAAGAGAGGCAACGAAGAAAATTTTTACCGAAGGGAAAATAAGCATCGCTGAAAAAGTTGAAGTATTATTAAGAAAGGGAGATGTTCTAAAAACCGAATTCAATCCCGATTTGAAACAGTACGAACTTGAAGTGAATGATGAATCAAACAGAGTTATCCTTCTTTCAAGCGATGATGAACATATTGATCAAATTGTTTTCTCAAAGAAGACAATTTTCTATCCCGAGTCAGGAGGTCAGGTTGGAGACACAGGTAAATTGATCTATCCGGGCGGTGAAATTGAAATAATTGATACACAAAGAATTGATGATTTAATTGTTCACTTTATTCCAAAGATCAAAAAAGACAGCAAAGATGCAAAAGAACTTGAATCCTACATCAAAAATGGCGGGAAATTCATCGCAAAGATTGACCTTGACAGAAGAAAATCAATAATGAAAAATCACTCCGCTACTCATCTTCTGCATTCCGCACTGAGGAAAGTCCTTGGAACACATGTTCAACAAGCAGGTTCACTTGTCGCACCAGATAGATTAAGATTTGATTTCACGCATCCGAGAAAACTTGGAAAAGAAGAAATTGAAATGATTGAACATCTTGTAAACACCGTCATCTTTGAAGATATTGAGCTCGTTAAGGAATATAAACCCATAAAACAAGCACTTGAGGAAGGCGCTTTAGCATTTTTCGGAGATAAATATGGCGATATAGTCAGAACTGTTAGAATTGGCGATTTTAGCTATGAGCTTTGTGGCGGAACACACCTTGATAGAACGATTGAAACTGGATATTTCAAGATCATCTACGAAAGCAGTATAGCAAGCGGTGTCAGAAGAGTTGAAGCGATAACTGGAAAAGCACTTGAGAAATATCTGAAGGAGAAGGAAGAAGAAATTGAAAAGCTTACCGAGAGAATTGATTCAATTCTTGAAGAGAAACAAAATCTTGAAAAGGAACTTTCAAAGTTGAAATTAAAACTTGCAGGAGATGAAATAGAAAAAGCTGTTAATTCGCCAGATGTTGTAAGAATAAACGGTTTTAAGGTTGTCGCTTTAAATGTTTCCAAATGGGAATTAGCTCCAAAAGATATTGAGGAAATGAAACAATATGCTGACATTTTAAGAAGCAAAATCGGCAGTGGTGTTGGTTTGCTTGCGAATGTTTCGGAAGATAAAGTTAATTTTGTATGTGTTGTGACAGACGACCTCGTTAAAGAGAAAAAATTAGATGCTGGAAAAATAGTTCGCGAAGTCGCAAAAATCACTGGTGGTGGAGGTGGCGGAAGACCAAACCTGGCAACTGCCGGCGGCAGAGATATATCAAAAATTGATGAGGCGATAAAAGAATTCACAAAAATAGTAAAAGAATTAACACAAGTAAAATAA
- a CDS encoding histone H1 produces the protein MHHRFQQLREFIDSLEDDFRKFYEKGVMSAGTRLRKKMQELRKLAQEIRVEIQQIKQEKKGAKKEEKSE, from the coding sequence ATGCATCACAGATTTCAGCAGCTTCGGGAATTTATTGATTCATTGGAGGATGATTTTCGGAAGTTCTATGAAAAGGGTGTTATGTCTGCCGGGACACGCTTGAGGAAAAAGATGCAAGAATTAAGGAAACTTGCTCAAGAGATAAGGGTTGAAATACAACAAATTAAGCAGGAAAAGAAAGGCGCAAAAAAAGAGGAAAAATCAGAGTAA